Proteins from one Nerophis lumbriciformis linkage group LG08, RoL_Nlum_v2.1, whole genome shotgun sequence genomic window:
- the LOC133611363 gene encoding microtubule-associated protein 1S-like yields MASGRLREREVQREGRRCVDAKPLQGNKYSLLVIIGRAAPHGHAGHVCQRIQTGIRSWDVDLKDCDLDVYLQEFLSHHTASFKGAGHKCLRHSGRVLDTNIVIAPSQEQAHSEVCALLSRESSHKLLILAGQSVEGSGDLVFHRGLFSPKHLTQILAEQDEDHLVSLTLCCPNNNNNNTSHWKKTLQPGQGPVLLHINPPEVLPAMSALVEFTSLISGTLYPSSPFELLPPPATVGFLKLSRPCCYVFPAGRGDCAFFAVNGFTMLLDGGSDPQACFWKLVRHLDRVDAVLLTHVGTENLTGVNSFLERKVAEAELASDVKEDSSKRLISPELGVVFFNAPSRLQVEQQPCVDNLLKSTDQAALTVHLLKKLDIRPQPMFRPQAVPPEPITLFQKMGVGQLDLYILSPSKNSQEYQTFMQQWPDFESTGTQSQALPLNALVSVSALLVWHPACPQEKVVRVLFPGVTPQTKLLQGLEKMKTLAFLQKPTVTTGDLERLADAGKSKRAGSQDSIRLQGKEVTPKRGKDAKAKFVNGDVDKAKKQQATEKNGSKKASGKDAKKEGRTSSREENGLVRNGAGKKETIISKPKNDNKLKKEARNDSKAGSKKTKKLPSKNVDVKTESKPDNDVALEFSKPEDTCAHQGPDKTRRVSKTSTPEDMTADFLRLQEEMDKEGADSAEKDNQTNGSPRNEKQLECLADKRAERPVQDLDQLGLGKKPTKIVGFPCPLRETPKDEGDINLDLTPTEYTLLDGALKTTPPSRSSPENQVPISPDEKTVENASPGSRPNSAGHTPYCLSPDDVWCNRDTLSRLQAQLEPTEVTQPKNQPGNVAEPTPREKHLSFLSLGPLKDVASDPSPSVANTTTSTHSMPAEVSSPQSTEVDESLSMSLEQGPSTGSQREADDAVHHPHPNGGHLFGVSLPMKKPLRSLGSEMGRPPAPSTLHFEVSAVHDVDLCLVSPCEFKHSKAPDSSSGVSEASRGAFGPQNHSSTTGKDTSPSETNAPVCMEDCPSTTADGVLDSDEDESCGGPPQLRSSQALPHDPIPARLRDSPPMPPHPDTTMPVPLSDSGTHGKKVKSSAARGKTAAGVIESSQRASSGKNKTGSGVLRVKNDNAASSRTSSSASRQPPAKSSANPDHVPDPKSTSAEDVSVFVDLAYVPSGASCPTVSVDFFKSVRSSCYIISGDCPEREELMRRTLDALLDGKSCWPDAMQVTLIPTFESASMQDWYQQTLEKQKELGIVVLGSNSTVAMQDETFPACKIEF; encoded by the exons GAATTCGCTCGTGGGACGTGGACTTGAAAGACTGCGACCTCGATGTCTACCTGCAAGAGTTCCTCTCCCATCACACGGCCTCCTTCAAGGGTGCAG GACACAAGTGTCTGCGCCACAGCGGCCGAGTGTTGGACACTAATATTGTGATCGCTCCGTCTCAGGAACAAGCCCACTCAGAG GTGTGCGCTCTGTTGTCCCGTGAATCGTCTCACAAGCTGCTCATCTTGGCCGGTCAGAGCGTGGAGGGCAGCGGCGACCTCGTCTTTCACCGAGGCCTTTTCTCCCCCAAACATCTGACACAAATACTAGCAGAGCAG GATGAAGATCACCTGGTCagcctgactttgtgttgccccaacaacaacaacaacaacacatcccaCTGGAAGAAGACCCTCCAGCCCGGTCAGGGTCCGGTCCTTCTTCACATCAACCCCCCGGAGGTCCTGCCTGCCATGTCGGCCTTGGTGGAGTTCACCTCCCTCATCTCCGGTACGCTCTACCCGTCGTCCCCGTTCGAGCTCCTGCCTCCCCCGGCCACCGTGGGCTTCCTCAAGCTGTCCCGACCCTGCTGCTACGTGTTCCCCGCCGGGCGCGGCGACTGCGCCTTCTTCGCCGTCAACGGCTTCACGATGCTGCTGGACGGCGGCTCGGACCCGCAGGCGTGCTTCTGGAAGCTTGTCCGCCACCTGGACCGCGTCGACGCCGTCTTGCTGACGCACGTCGGCACGGAGAACCTCACCGGGGTCAACAGCTTCCTGGAGAGGAAGGTAGCAGAGGCGGAGTTGGCCTCCGATGTCAAAG AGGACTCATCCAAGAGGCTCATCTCCCCAGAGCTTGGAGTTGTGTTCTTTAACGCCCCCAGCAGGTTGCAGGTGGAACAGCAGCCTT GTGTGGACAATCTACTGAAGAGCACAGACCAGGCAGCGCTCACAGTACACCTGTTGAAAAAGTTAGATATCCGACCTCAGCCTATGTTTCGACCTCAAGCGGTCCCCCCCGAGCCAATAACCCTGTTCCAAAAGATGGGAGTGGGACAGCTGGACTTATACATCCTCAGCCCCTCTAAAAACAGCCAGGAGTACCAGACGTTCATGCAACAGTGGCCTGACTTTGAGTCAACTGGAACCCAATCCCAAGCGCTCCCCCTCAATGCCCTAGTCTCAGTGTCCGCCTTGCTCGTGTGGCACCCAGCGTGCCCCCAGGAAAAGGTGGTCCGAGTGTTGTTCCCCGGTGTCACTCCGCAGACTAAACTACTGCAGGGTCTTGAAAAGATGAAAACTCTGGCCTTCCTCCAGAAACCCACAGTCACCACCGGCGACCTGGAGAGGTTGGCGGATGCGGGGAAGTCCAAAAGGGCCGGGAGCCAGGACAGCATCCGCTTGCAAGGGAAGGAGGTTACCCCCAAACGTGGAAAAGACGCAAAGGCGAAATTTGTCAATGGAGATGTTGATAAAGCCAAAAAGCAACAAGCAACAGAGAAGAATGGTTCAAAGAAGGCTAGTGGAAAAGATGCGAAGAAGGAAGGAAGAACAAGCAGTCGGGAAGAGAATGGCCTGGTGAGAAATGGCGCAGGGAAGAAGGAGACAATCATCTCGAAACCAAAGAATGACAACAAGCTCAAAAAGGAAGCAAGGAATGACTCTAAAGCAGGGTCCAAGAAGACTAAGAAGCTACCCAGCAAGAATGTAGATGTCAAGACCGAATCAAAACCAGACAATGATGTAGCGCTAGAGTTCTCAAAGCCAGAGGACACCTGCGCACACCAAGGACCTGACAAAACTCGCCGTGTCTCAAAAACATCAACTCCCGAGGACATGACTGCTGATTTTCTGCGCCTTCAGGAGGAAATGGACAAAGAGGGTGCAGACTCGGCAGAAAAAGACAATCAGACTAATGGCAGCCCTAGAAATGAGAAACAACTTGAATGTTTGGCTGACAAGAGGGCTGAAAGACCGGTGCAAGACTTGGACCAGTTAGGACTTGGGAAGAAACCAACAAAGATTGTAGGATTCCCATGCCCGTTGAGGGAGACGCCGAAGGACGAGGGAGACATTAATTTAGACCTGACCCCCACTGAGTACACCCTCCTGGACGGAGCTTTGAAGACCACCCCTCCATCACGATCGTCGCCAGAGAACCAGGTGCCCATCAGCCCAGATGAGAAGACTGTTGAGAATGCTTCCCCTGGTTCAAGACCCAACAGTGCGGGCCACACTCCTTACTGTCTGTCCCCTGATGATGTGTGGTGCAACAGAGACACTCTTAGCAGACTACAAGCCCAGCTTGAACCAACTGAAGTCACCCAGCCTAAGAACCAGCCGGGCAATGTTGCCGAACCAACCCCCAGAGAGAAACACTTGAGTTTTCTCTCTCTGGGTCCGCTAAAAGACGTAGCCTCCGACCCGTCTCCGTCTGTGGCCAACACCACCACCTCCACCCACTCTATGCCCGCAGAAGTCAGCTCGCCTCAGTCCACAGAAGTCGACGAGTCGCTGTCCATGTCCTTGGAACAAGGGCCATCCACGGGTAGTCAGAGAGAGGCGGATGACGCCGTTCATCACCCTCACCCCAATGGAGGACACTTATTTGGTGTGTCTCTACCCATGAAGAAGCCCTTGAGGTCTTTGGGTTCAGAAATGGGGCGTCCTCCGGCTCCTAGCACCCTTCACTTTGAGGTGTCTGCAGTTCACGATGTGGACCTTTGTCTAGTATCCCCTTGCGAGTTCAAGCATTCTAAAGCGCCCGACTCCAGTTCAGGTGTCAGCGAAGCCTCCAGAGGCGCATTTGGACCCCAAAATCATAGCAGCACCACGGGCAAAGACACGTCACCCAGCGAAACAAACGCCCCCGTCTGCATGGAAGACTGCCCGTCCACCACAGCCGACGGGGTCCTGGACTCCGACGAAGACGAGTCGTGCGGTGGACCGCCACAGCTTCGCAGCAGTCAGGCTCTGCCCCATGACCCAATTCCTGCCCGGCTCAGGGATAGCCCCCCCATGCCTCCTCATCCTGACACCACCATGCCTGTTCCACTGTCCGACTCTGGCACTCACGGAAAAAAAGTCAAGTCAAGCGCAGCGCGGGGAAAAACAGCAGCTGGG gtGATCGAGAGCTCTCAAAGAGCGAGCTCAGGGAAAAACAAGACAGGAAGTGGCGTCCTGAGGGTCAAAAACGATAACGCCGCATCATCACGCACGTCGTCCTCCGCCAGCCGCCAACCACCAGCAAAATCCTCAGCCAATCCAG ATCATGTTCCAGATCCCAAGTCTACCTCCGCTGAGGATGTAAGTGTCTTTGTGGACCTTGCCTACGTTCCGTCGGGAGCTTCGTGCCCGACTGTCAGTGTGGATTTCTTCAAGAGTGTACGCTCGTCCTGTTACATCATCAGCGGCGACTGTCCTGAGAGGGAGGAGCTTATGAGGCGGACGCTGGACGCGCTGCTCGATGGCAAGTCTTGCTGGCCCGACGCCATGCAG GTGACGCTCATCCCCACGTTCGAGTCCGCCTCCATGCAGGACTGGTACCAGCAGACCCTGGAGAAGCAGAAAGAGCTGGGAATTGTGGTCCTGGGCTCCAACAGCACCGTGGCCATGCAGGATGAGACCTTCCCGGCCTGCAAGATTGAGTTCTGA